The genomic stretch CACGAGGCGCAGCCTATGCATGTCTTTCACGTGGCATGAAGGCTTGCCCTGAGGGGAGGTGTGGATCATATCATTTATCTAATTCTAACTGCATGTGCAGAGTCATGCCATAACTCCCTAGGAAATAGACAGTTAACAGCTTTCCCCAGTCAAAGGAAAGCGGCTACCACTTTGTAAGAATTTTTTGAATTCTAGGCTCATACACCTCTATAAATACCTCAACCTTAGGATTAAAAAAGATATACCGTAATACACACAATACATCCCTAATAGCTACAAAGATTCTCACCACACGTGAACTTGCTCTCTCATCACCATAAACACACAATACATCCCTAATAGCTACAAAGATGTGAACTTGCTCTCTCATCACCGTAAACACCACCAAATAGAATCTCTCGCCACAATAAACAAGCCATAAACCAACACACAGACAAATTATTAAAGCATACGATCATCTCAATTAGTTTAGAAGTACCACACATTCTCTATTTCTTAACAAATACAATATCTCATAAATTGAACTAAACTTTACTACAAAATAGTTCTTTAATATTCAATTTAATAAAATAATCACAAGTATCTTTTGTTTGAAACGTTTACAGTTAAGAATGCTAAAGTTGAAATAAAGAAATTGCGTTGCATATTGGAAAGATCTATTTATAAATACATAAATAAAAAGTGTTCTAGAAGATCCTTTATAAAAGAAAAACTAAAATTGAGTTTTTGGTAGGACCCTAATATTTGTGGACGGTAGAAGGAGAATTTTCTAAAAAGCTTAATTCAATAGGAGTCCATAAATAAGAACCTTAGTAATGGCCACAACACAACTAACTTTTCCTATTTGGACAACTCTAAGTGGGCCTCGTACCTACAAATACATATAAGGAACCTACCACATATTATATTGGTTGTTGTTAACAAAAATCCTTAAGTGATAAGTTGACTAATAAAAGACATAAAAATAGTGTCTTGTCCTAAGCCATGCATGTGATATGCCAACTAGAATGCTTTCTTTTAGTGGAAATGCCACTTCATCATTTGTAATCGTTTCTTCTTTTTGTCCTTGTCCATGTCCCTCACCTCAACCATCTTCCACTAGTTCTAATCATCAATTTGGAAAGCTCCATCTTACTCAACACAAGAATTATTAGCACTTGGCGAAATTCAAATATGAGAGCTCGAAAGAAACACACTCTCACGACACAAGTCTTGACCATCAAAGGACTTATGTAAGACTACTTGGTTACCTCCACCAATGGACTAAACAAAATACTTGTATCATATTTTCATGTCTCTTTCTTTTATTACTTGATTCTTTCCTCTTAGTATAAGTGGAAGTGTAGAGAGAAGTAAGATTCTTATTACATTTACATCTGAGAAAATCTCAAAGATGTAAGATTCTTCACAAAATTGGTTGCATAAGTCATCTTTATCAACTTTAGACAATCTTACAAAATCTTATTGCATCACATCTTCTAACTGTAATTTCCAACACTTGGGGTCCAATTCAGCCTGTCCATAAAAATGAGGAAGAACACTGGCATTTTAATCAAATATGTCGGGATTTTGCGTTTACGAAATCCAAGATATGAACGAGAGATGAATATACCTGAAAAACTTTATCTCTCCATTCAAACACGCAACCACGCGCTTCTACATGTCTGATGAGTATTTCAGGTAAAAGAGATCTTATTTTAACATGAAGCTTCGCTTTGGTTAGCCCTCCGCATGCCAATAAGGCTGCCGCGAGTCCTTGTGGAGCCACACCTTGCAGGTGAAGCAGGGTAAAGTTTTGAAGGCAACTGATACCGGCAAGCGACAGAAGCCCGACATCCGTAACCGAGCTATACGACAAGTTTATCTGCCAATCATGAAAAAGACATAACTACATTAGAATCTGGATGTTTTGCAGAAAATTGACATATGACAAAAATAGTTACCTGTCTTAGATTTTGGGAGAAATGAGCTAGGGGAATCATGCCACTATCGTCAATGTTGTAACACTTTTTTATGTCGAGACGGTTTAGTTGtttgcagttcattgaaatagATGCTAAACCTATAGATGTAACAAGATGACATCCACGAATTTCGAGTGTTTGCAAATTTTCACATTTTGATAAGCAGAATAATGCCCTGTCGGTAATGTTAGTGCAATATGCGGTATTTATCATCTCAAGGCCATGGCAACCGAACGCAATTGCCGAAATACCCAAATCTGTTACTTCTGTGCACCTGTATAGATCCAGTTCCTTTAATTTTGAGCAACACATGCCAACATAGGCGACTCCTCTATCGGTTATGTTCAGGCAGATTCCTAGTTTCAGGCTGGAAAGCCTCGAACAACGAGATATGGACTCGAGGCCTTCATCGTCGATTTCGTTGTCTGTGAGGTCAAGCTCCTCGAGAAAATGGCATTTCTGTCCAATCAATATATATGCTTCCGATGAAACTAGCGTGCACGATTCCATTTTGAGAGAAGTGAGACTTCTGCAAGAATTCGTAATGCTAGCTATCGAAACATCGGTTATCTTCCGGCAGCATGTGATGTCAAGCTTCCTTAGATCTCTGTGTTTTGAAACAAGGAAAGAGAGAGCTTCATCGGTAACTCCCACACATTTGCTTAAACTCAGTTCCTTCAGCGAAATGCACAAATTCCCAATGGCTTTTAATCCGTCACAGGTAATAGTGCAGCCGTCGAATATGATCGATTGCAACATTGAAAGTTTATTCAAACTATCAACAAGAGCAAGAGTCACCTGGAAAATCAAAATATCGACAATCAGTTATAACTGAATTCCATTCCCTTAAATTCAAAATAACAAAATTATTAAGACGGAAGATTTACCGGAGAACCATCAGCTAATACCAGTTGCTCGACACATCGAGAAATGCTTGTTAGCCTTGACAGGCCGGTATGACTTACGTTATGACAACCCGAGATATCAAGTTTCTGTAGAAGGAAGTGATTGTGTCAAATAACAAATTACATAAAGAAAAACGAACATTCTATCAATTGATGCAATTGAAAGTTGCGAATAACTGCATAAATAAATGCGCGTTGAATTTGAAAGCACTAAAAGTTTAACTTCTTTCAACATATACCTTTAATGTCTTGCACCCTTGTTTGAAGACTTCGTTGCTGAGGCTGTCGTCGCCAATGCCAAAGCATCCTTCGAGGACCAAATCCTCGAGATGTTGCAATTTGAAGATCGAAGAGAGACATTTCTCCGTGATCTGCTCATCACAAGAAACCAATAACACTTGTTATATCAACTATATCATTTCAAAAACAATAACTCAAAAGCTAAGAACATAATCAAGGTACTAAATCTATTTAACTTGAAAACAACAATTGAATCTCTCTAACACACACCACATGTTCAAAGAGTTAATCACTAATTTAGCAATAAAACTAAAGGTTTTGGAGAATGTGGTGCCTCAAAGTCTGTAAACCCTAGCTCAACTAACAAAAGCTGATATTGCTAAGTTTGACATCAATACCAGAGTTCGAATCCTAGTACTCAGGATTGTGTGTATGAGTTTGTAAGTTATTAACACTTCCTCTTCAAACCCAAAAAAAAATTAACTATAAAAAAACTAATATCTCAATCAGGAAATAGAACCTACAAAAAAAACATAGCTTAATCACACCCCACTTTTCTCCCACATCAACCTCCACCTCAAAAAAAGAAAATTTCTAAATTTAGAAAATTAAAACCACAATAACTTATTACATAACATTAATACatattaattaataataaaaaaatctCAACCCACAAGAGAAAAAAAACACAACAACAAATAATAACCAAAAAAAAAAACTTATCATCACACCCCTCTTTTTTCCACATCATCATCAACataacaacaacatcatcatcaacaacataacaacaacatcatcatcatcatgaagAAAAACAACAATAATAGTAATGAATAACTAAGAAGAAAATTTACCGGTAAATATGAAAGATCCAAAGTTCGAAGATCTTTACATTTAATAGCAATCAAATCAACACCCAAATCAGCAACACCAACACACCATTTCAAACTGATCAACTTCAACTTCCTACACCCAACCGCCACACACCCAATCCCCATATCCGTAACCAACTTACACCTATTCAACCAAAGCCTCTCCAAATTCCCGGCGCGTGCAACACCCACCATCGCCGCGTCTCTCAACTCCGTCGCGTTCGACAAATCAAGCTCAACCAAATTCAAACAACTCGCGGCAATACTCAGTAAACCACTCCCGGTGAAGAATCTCGACCGCGACAAATCAATCCGAGTAAGCGTTTCTTTGTAGGCCTCCGCGATCATTGAGAGAGAGGTGTCGTTCACGCGCGGACATAGCGAGAGATCGATGGTTTGGATGGAGGAGTAACGCGCGAGGATTGAAGGTAAGTGTTCGGCGCGTAAGGGACGGAGAGCGCGTCGGTGTTTTGATTCTAGCGCGTGGAACCATTTGCAAGATAAGGAGAATGATTTTTTGGTTTGTTGTGAGTTGTTATTGTTGTTTGGTTCTTCGAGGAAGTCGAGGATTGTGAAAATGAGTTCTTCGGAGAGGGATTCGAATGGGTTTGTTGTGTTTTGTTTCTGAATCTTCTTCATCGTTGTAGAGTTTTTCTCTTGTATGGGTTTGTTTTTGTTGTGTCTTTGTTTTGGTTGTGTTTTTTGGAGTATGGGTACGGTTGGTTAGTTAACGTGGGGAAGGTATGGGTTTTGttgaaaaatgagagagaatgGTCCATAAAGACCAAAATGCCATTTATTTGTCGTTTCTGCTATTGGGTAATGAGCTGCGCTATGTTTGAGTTCATTGGCGAAAAGACGGAAATATCCTTTTATTGTCGCAAGGTACTAGTACTACTAGTACTGCAAAACTGTGGGGATGGTAAACATGCATCCACAAATGGGAATGGGGAATGGCTATGGAGAGATTTGAATAGAATATTTCGATATTTGTTTCTATAAATGCTATTTAAAGATGATTTGATGAAAAGATAAAATATTTTTAGATAATATAATAAAAAAGGTTTTAGGATGTAGTTATGTATAAATTAATATATTAGAAAAGAACGAAAGGTTAGTTTAATTTtgtaatattttttatttgtttatatatatatatatatatatgaagaTCCAGAAACGACCTATGAGTATGAGATGGGAAAGCCACAAACATACATTTATAAACATTTATAAAGATGTCTAGACATGTCTTCTAAGTGATAAATGTTTAATCATTTTTAGAATTGTCAAAATGGACTATCCGACCCTAAACGGGCTGGTCCTAGCATGTCTCGGATTTTTTCGGGTCGGACCTAAAAAGCTCATATTAAATATGGGCTCCAATTTTACTACCCAGACTCAATCTTGTTTGGGCTGTGGACTACCCGGTCCTAAACGGGTCCGACCTTAAATGGGCCCATTAAAAAAATCTCCTTATTTTGTAAATAATCATATTATCcttttttaaaattgtttttacTCTATTActaaaatcattttaaatttataaataaatGACTTCAAGTATGTTCAAATTGCATAAATTAAATGTTTTTTCCAAACTCAAGACTATAGATTTATTACCAATTAACTCATTTAGTTACAAAATATTTAGGTCAAAGCTTAACTTGTCTTATGAACAAAATTCAACTAATTAGTTGTCGAATGAATTTCAAACTATTTCAGAATTAGTTTTATTTTATTGAGTCCTACAATGTAAAAACACGTAAAAAAAAagtcaattaaaataaaaaactattTATTTGCATAATTAAAAAAACTTTAGCACATT from Lathyrus oleraceus cultivar Zhongwan6 chromosome 7, CAAS_Psat_ZW6_1.0, whole genome shotgun sequence encodes the following:
- the LOC127107770 gene encoding F-box/LRR-repeat protein 3 gives rise to the protein MKKIQKQNTTNPFESLSEELIFTILDFLEEPNNNNNSQQTKKSFSLSCKWFHALESKHRRALRPLRAEHLPSILARYSSIQTIDLSLCPRVNDTSLSMIAEAYKETLTRIDLSRSRFFTGSGLLSIAASCLNLVELDLSNATELRDAAMVGVARAGNLERLWLNRCKLVTDMGIGCVAVGCRKLKLISLKWCVGVADLGVDLIAIKCKDLRTLDLSYLPITEKCLSSIFKLQHLEDLVLEGCFGIGDDSLSNEVFKQGCKTLKKLDISGCHNVSHTGLSRLTSISRCVEQLVLADGSPVTLALVDSLNKLSMLQSIIFDGCTITCDGLKAIGNLCISLKELSLSKCVGVTDEALSFLVSKHRDLRKLDITCCRKITDVSIASITNSCRSLTSLKMESCTLVSSEAYILIGQKCHFLEELDLTDNEIDDEGLESISRCSRLSSLKLGICLNITDRGVAYVGMCCSKLKELDLYRCTEVTDLGISAIAFGCHGLEMINTAYCTNITDRALFCLSKCENLQTLEIRGCHLVTSIGLASISMNCKQLNRLDIKKCYNIDDSGMIPLAHFSQNLRQINLSYSSVTDVGLLSLAGISCLQNFTLLHLQGVAPQGLAAALLACGGLTKAKLHVKIRSLLPEILIRHVEARGCVFEWRDKVFQAELDPKCWKLQLEDVMQ